A window of Cydia fagiglandana chromosome Z, ilCydFagi1.1, whole genome shotgun sequence genomic DNA:
GCCGCGTTTAATAAATTACTGAATAAGACCTATTTCATAGTAGACCTACtttattatgtttataaaagttataaaaataccCAGTCGTGCCCAGGAGGTTAATATTCACAACTTTAATTGATCGTCTTACAGTTCCAAGAGTTACCAAGGCAGTTGCGCAAAGAAGAAAGTTTAGATAGTTGATAGCGTCCAGGCGTGTGGGATGGTGGGTCCTGTCGGTACGTGTCGAGGTGTCGAGGAGCCGGTAGacggggcggggcggggcgggaGGCGCTAGCGGCGCGCGCCGAACTCCACGGCGTCGTCCTCGGTGATGTCGCCGTGCTGCCACAGGTTGAGCCGCGAGCTCTTGGCGTGCTCCTGCGCCGCGCGGTACTCGCTCACCAGGGTCGCTAGTCGCCGGTCGCGCACGGCGTCCAATAACACTAGACCCTCCTTTATCAGGTTCTGGAATTAAATCAAACAATTACATTTCGTTAGTCGGTAAGTATGATTCACGAAGCGCTATCACTTTCTACTATGTCAAAAAACTAGTAACAATAAAATGATAACATTCGAGCGCGCTGGGAAGATTTTTATATCTTACCATCTCAACATGCCTTTTCATTTTTTTAACGGAACTTAATTGcttatgaaaataatttaagGTTTAGGTATACGGCAGTATACGCGATTACGACCCGTTCACAACGCACtggcaaaattaattaaaaagaatGATCATTAAAATGGGGTAATTGGATCAACAATCAGACACCAAAGAAGGAAAAATCAATGgacataataatttataacaacGGGCCCGACGTGTAATGCCGTCACGCTGCACCTCGACCTCGAATCGTACTCTAAGCGTGAGTGTCGTGGCCCTCGGGTTAGTATAGAAAAGATCGCTAAGTATTAGTAAGTAAACGCAAGAAAAGTAGATGTTCCGTGGTGCATACCTTGCCGACGTCAAGGTTGGTGGCGGGGTCGACGAGCGTGacggcggcgggcgcgccgcGCGCCTCCACGTTGAGCAGCAGCTTCTTGTTGAGCGTGTCCATGGAGAAGGCGGTCACAGCCTCCAGCCGGTCGTCGGGGTCGGCCGGGAACTTGACGCAGCACAGCGTGTACTCGGTCGCGTACGGCGGCTCCGACTCCGTGCCCGCCGGCAGGTTCGCCAGCCGGGAGTAGTTTATCACCTGCAACCGTCACACTGTTGCAACAACCATAATTGACCAACTCTGCCTGTATATTAACTAAAAATTGAATACCAGCGCCATGGCTAAGGACATTAGTCATCGGCATATGCTGagtggcatccattttggtgtCTTGTATTAGAATAAGATATTTGTATTATAGGTTAAGCTTGTATTCAACACCAAATAAACCATTTCTATTTTACTACGTAGAAAAGAAAACCATAAAAGAAAATTTTGCAGACAATCTGGTGGAACTGTTGTGCCAGCCTCGATGGCGTTCTAAGTTTGGGAAATAATTTCAAGCGAGAAAAGGACTATGCTCTCGAGACGCACAACGCGCTGTTTTATGTCCCATTATGTCAGATTATCCATCTACTACCCAATAATCCTGATTTTGGGTTATTCGCGGATgctctagaacgcaaaatgactagtgtaatattttgtcaTATCGCagttagtctacatcgcaaacggtctagaacgcaaaatgcccacattattttttccgttttatcttaactttatagcgatgtcgacggagacccgcttccgcggggctcctattctgtgctgtatggccttcggccatttgaaggtacctaacgaacctaatctacctatgtaaaatgagGTGATaaaagtgggcattttgcgttctagaccgtttgcgatgtagacgaATTGCGatatagacaaaatattacactagtcattttgcgttctagaccgtccgctattaacccacttttgtatctggtatataacaagatatagtaaaattttataatttttatttattagggtTTCGTCgccaaagtaacaaaaacaCATTGAATTGTGTTACTAAAAATACTATACTTGGACTGTACCTATCACTGACtctaaataagtaaaaataaataaaagtaagtacATAAACTAAAAACTTTGCTAGATGATAAAACATACCGTGAAGTCCACAAGTCTACCTAAGCTCCACCCCCCAGCATACCGCGGCTCGCATGTATCTTAATGCTAATTCTACTCCATACGTTGGTTGTTCACATTATGTGCAATTGTACATTTTGTGTAAGATAAATTTAATAACTATCAGTTAAGTtaaactgaaatattttaatttatttggcaTATCTTCTACCAGTTCTACCGCGTTCTCctgttattatattttttaaatacatatataaaacacTGCTATTAGGTATTATataatatcgtaatataactgTAGGCGATTAAACTTACCTCTCTGTTTCCATAATCAATGTAGAATATGTGAACCTTTTTGTCTTCAGTGATCTTTTCTACTTTGGCTCTGTACCACTGGTTATCTAAAGAAAATAGTGCCGCACAAACTTGACCCCTCCTCGGTACGAGTGACCCTGGTAAAGGCGCATTCGCTTTGAACTCTTGGTGAATTTTATCCATTAAAGCTTCCAATTTTGCACCATTTTCTATATTTTGTGCGTAAAAGTGGCCTTCCGGTGTAATTTCGGTGATGATCACTTTGTCGTATTTCACGGTTCTGTCCTGAACTGGAGCGTTCTTCTCCTTCTCGATTTCCTTCTCTACTTCAACATAATCCTTCCATATGCCGATTCGTTTTTTGATGGCGTTCTCTTCGGCGGTCTTGATGGCGCGAGCGAATTCGGAGGTCTCGGCCGTGTGGTGCATGGAGGCCAGGCCGTGCTCGACGAGGGAGACGGACAGGTTCTCGTTGTCCACCCACAGCCAGCCGATGAAGTTGCCGGCCTTATCCAGATCCTCGATGGTGACGACGACGTCGTGCTGCAGACACTTCTCCTTGGTGTAGAGCAGCGCCTCCTCGCCGAAGGGCTCGGCCTCCTGCGTGCCGCCGCCCGCTGTGGGACGCGCGCCGCGCGGGCAGTTGATGCCGGCCAGTAGGAATGTCACTACAACAGATTCTTTAGGAATGTATATTCTCATTCTGGAACCGCTCGCCACGAATTCGACTGTGGCCTCTGTTTTCTGGGCTCTCTTTAGGAAGGGGAAGAATTTCTTAGCTTTTGCAGAGTCGCCACTCGTGTCTTGTATGCGATGAGCCGGGATGTCCTTTTTAGCGTAAATGCCGATTCCTGCCTTCTGAGCTTTGAGTTCTGCTTCGAGCAGTTTGTCGTAGTGGGAGCTTCTCTGGTCGTTGTCTTTGCTGTACCTCACCACTGTTGCGTAGCCTTTACTAACTAGAGCTTCTGCAATGTTCCTGTTTGAAGATGCGTGACATGAGTAACATGGACTATTCCAAAGCCATAAACAAGcattacaaatattttaaataagtatacTTACACTCCACTGGCTTGAACGGTGCAACATGTTTTTTCAGGGAAGTTGTCCTTGGCCGGCTGAATGTAATCTACAGTCACGGTTACTTTCTTGCCAATGAGCTTCTTTCGCAAAAATTCACGAGCTTCAAACATCCAGGGGATATCATACAGTGGCTTGAAACCCTTTGGCCTGATTGATGGCTTACCCTCTTCATCTGGGCTGTTCCTAAAATTTAACAATGTTAATCAATAACTACTTTGAGCATATGCAATTGTGCATACAAGATTTAACAAGAGTGGGGATCCGTTTAAGGGCATATTCGGTATCGTGTTGTGATTAGAAAAACCAATAggaatttttttataaataaaggcCAATAATTCGTTGTCAAACGAATTTTTATTCTACATTTTCCTAATCCGAACACGATACCGAATATGCGCTTAAACGGATCCCCACTAATATTGTTACACATTGTATTATACTGTAGCGGTACAAGGTAAAATGCAGTGTGAGGGGCGGGGCTGGTGGTGAGCTTACTTTTCGCGCGGGGGCCTGATGCTGGCCAGGAATATCTTCTTGGAGGTGTTGTTGGGCAGCTTGACGACGAGCGCATCGCCGTTGACCACCTCGAGCACGGTGGCCGTGAACTCCTTGTCCTTGGCGGCGATGACGGGCGCGTTGCTCACGTAGTTGGTCCACATGCGGAGCTTGGCCTCCTTGGCGGCGCGCTCGGCGGCTCGCAGCGTCGACGCACCTGATTATcagtttcatattttattatctgtTATCTACTTTAATAGGTGTCACTGCTAATTTTATGTCACATTTAACAACATTTTGTTGCAAGGTTACATTCGCATTGCATAGTTGGTGGCCAAGCCGCATAAGCAATACACATTAGAAAATAATCATCACAATTAAAATTTCCATTTTGGACCAGTTAATTATTCAACTCAGGTTTGTCTTACTATTAAAAGAGTGATTACATAACAATGACTTTAAAGTTAAAATACATTCAATTCAAAGTAatgttttattacatatttacgtGCATGACTGTAGCGCCCGCCAATCAGCTATGGGCCACATTACTTATTGAGAAAAGGTATGAAGATGTCGGCCTATGAAAGTGGAGCTCCATGACGCATGCTGTATCACTTTGAATTTCTTCACTGTGCACTTTGCTCTTAGGTAATAAATacgaaattaatataatttcagaCGAACCTGATTTCATAACAGCAAGCGACCAGTCAACACATCTGGCGAAGCCCTGTCGCAGCAGAGCCTCGGCGATGTTCCCCTGCGGGTGCAGGATGGTGCCGACGAAGTTGTTGTTGTTCACAGACTCGAGAATCACTTCCACATCCTTCTGTAGGAGTCGAGACTCCAGGAAGAAACGAGCTTCTTCTGCGTAGGGCTCTGACTCGCCATCTTGTTTTACTGCAGGAcactaaaaaaaatttcaataaataagtgtcagtttctttttttatcATGGTAGGATATGTAgataaaactacaaatttatttattatttactgtgACATTCATATAGGATAAACAGTTAAGTTCATTTGATACTTTTCTGAAATGTCAGTACCAtgctttttgtaataaggtccaacaATGTaaagttaggagtgttgctgtttgtacaaagTGTCAGTATAACCTTTATATTGTGGTTGTATTGATTCAGCAGTAAAAACAGGttctcttattattattatttttaatttaagatagGGACGTCACATCCCGGATGTGTAGAGAATAAATGGTCTTgtctattaatttcaaatgatATGGAAATAGAATTCTTAAAGTGATTAGTGTAAGAACTCTATATAATTCTTAATCTATTttgcaaaacatttttttctgctCTATGTATACACCACATATGAAGTTTAAGACAAACTCGTAATTTTGGACGCATGGAAAGGTTAACTGAACTTACTCTAATTCCAGACAGCATCAAGGTGATCTGATGGAAATCAGGCAGCAAGCATAACCTGACAGTGGAGCCATCTCGGACATACTCAATGATAGCTTTGATGGGTTGCCCATTGTACTTGTTCACAAACTGCTTCGGGTTGTCAATGGTCCATTTGATATCTCGGACATGCCCCTAAAACATTTcaaacattaaattatttaattagttaAGATTGCAAAAACCGTaatactgccctgctaagccaaatagcactatctcaaaagaaaattcatcgctaacttatactttagtttctattactgagaattccattttaaaatcatttgttttttagATAGCACTATTCAGCTTAGCAGGGTAGAATACTTTTCCCTTTATATTTGCTGTAGCTGAGCGAATATCAaacttaataataattgtatACCATGTGCAGGACAAAACTCACATTGATATCAGTGCCCCAAATGCCTTTGCCTTGTGATTTGGCAATATCTTCAATTTCAACAAGCTTCTTCAGCTGAGGGATATTTCTCCCGCCTTCTCTGACCTTCGCCAACCCTTCAGCGAGTAAAGCTTCAGTCACATTCTCATCTTTAGTGGTGTCTTTTCCAGTCCACACAGACCCATACTCTCTTGTTGTAGAGTTATTAGGTTTT
This region includes:
- the LOC134678348 gene encoding staphylococcal nuclease domain-containing protein 1, which encodes MSAPAPAPVQKIGIVKQVLSGDTIVIRKQPRGGPPPEKVIALSGITAPKLARQRTANNDVESKDEPFAWEAREFLRKKLVGKEVVFTSEKPNNSTTREYGSVWTGKDTTKDENVTEALLAEGLAKVREGGRNIPQLKKLVEIEDIAKSQGKGIWGTDINGHVRDIKWTIDNPKQFVNKYNGQPIKAIIEYVRDGSTVRLCLLPDFHQITLMLSGIRCPAVKQDGESEPYAEEARFFLESRLLQKDVEVILESVNNNNFVGTILHPQGNIAEALLRQGFARCVDWSLAVMKSGASTLRAAERAAKEAKLRMWTNYVSNAPVIAAKDKEFTATVLEVVNGDALVVKLPNNTSKKIFLASIRPPREKNSPDEEGKPSIRPKGFKPLYDIPWMFEAREFLRKKLIGKKVTVTVDYIQPAKDNFPEKTCCTVQASGVNIAEALVSKGYATVVRYSKDNDQRSSHYDKLLEAELKAQKAGIGIYAKKDIPAHRIQDTSGDSAKAKKFFPFLKRAQKTEATVEFVASGSRMRIYIPKESVVVTFLLAGINCPRGARPTAGGGTQEAEPFGEEALLYTKEKCLQHDVVVTIEDLDKAGNFIGWLWVDNENLSVSLVEHGLASMHHTAETSEFARAIKTAEENAIKKRIGIWKDYVEVEKEIEKEKNAPVQDRTVKYDKVIITEITPEGHFYAQNIENGAKLEALMDKIHQEFKANAPLPGSLVPRRGQVCAALFSLDNQWYRAKVEKITEDKKVHIFYIDYGNREVINYSRLANLPAGTESEPPYATEYTLCCVKFPADPDDRLEAVTAFSMDTLNKKLLLNVEARGAPAAVTLVDPATNLDVGKNLIKEGLVLLDAVRDRRLATLVSEYRAAQEHAKSSRLNLWQHGDITEDDAVEFGARR